In a single window of the Alphaproteobacteria bacterium LSUCC0684 genome:
- the glmU gene encoding bifunctional UDP-N-acetylglucosamine diphosphorylase/glucosamine-1-phosphate N-acetyltransferase GlmU, whose translation MEFASVILAAGAGKRMKSSLPKPLHRLGGKPMLSWALEAAHLAGASRQIVVMPKDALAVTKFLDTYRDITGLDIIPAVQDPPLGTGHAVEAAKPALNMFSGVILVAFADTPLVTAETYRRMADHLLSVDDAAVVCLGFDADDPTGYGRLITSSSGQVEAIVEEKNTNPAEAAIRFVNAGIMAIRAPLAFELLEDCPFNEVSGEKYLTDIVAAARAKGHAALCLKAEQAEVMGINSRHDLALAEAELQKRLRWAAMEAGATLIAPETVHLHYDTVLEKDVIIEPHVVFGPGVIIGEGSEIRAFSHLEGVRTGACCIIGPYARLRPGTTLGEGVRIGNFVETKNTTMGDLSKANHLTYLGDTTVGTKANIGAGTITCNYDGTSKHSTHIGDEAFIGSNTSLVAPVSVGDRAMIGAGSTITEPVEADSLAVARAETRHLSGGAKRFREKRREDVK comes from the coding sequence ATGGAATTCGCGTCGGTCATACTGGCAGCGGGCGCGGGCAAGCGGATGAAATCAAGCCTGCCCAAGCCCCTGCATCGCCTCGGGGGCAAACCCATGCTCTCCTGGGCGCTGGAAGCGGCCCATCTTGCCGGGGCATCACGGCAGATTGTTGTCATGCCCAAGGACGCGCTGGCGGTCACAAAATTTCTTGATACCTACCGAGATATCACCGGGCTTGATATCATCCCGGCGGTGCAGGACCCGCCTCTCGGCACCGGTCACGCGGTGGAGGCCGCGAAACCCGCCCTCAACATGTTCAGCGGCGTCATTCTTGTCGCTTTTGCCGACACCCCGCTGGTGACAGCAGAAACCTACCGCCGGATGGCGGATCATCTGCTTTCGGTAGATGACGCCGCGGTTGTGTGCCTCGGCTTCGATGCCGATGATCCCACCGGATATGGCCGGCTGATCACGTCTTCATCGGGCCAGGTTGAGGCCATTGTCGAGGAAAAGAACACAAATCCTGCCGAGGCCGCGATCCGTTTCGTCAATGCCGGTATCATGGCGATCAGGGCGCCGCTTGCCTTCGAGCTGCTTGAAGACTGCCCTTTTAATGAGGTCAGCGGTGAAAAATATCTGACCGATATTGTCGCAGCTGCACGGGCAAAGGGGCATGCCGCGCTCTGTCTCAAGGCCGAGCAGGCCGAGGTGATGGGGATCAACAGTCGTCATGATCTGGCCCTTGCCGAAGCAGAGCTGCAAAAACGGCTCAGATGGGCGGCGATGGAGGCGGGCGCAACGCTGATTGCACCTGAAACCGTCCATCTTCATTACGATACGGTTCTTGAGAAGGACGTGATTATTGAGCCGCATGTGGTCTTCGGCCCCGGGGTTATTATCGGCGAAGGCAGCGAGATCAGGGCTTTCAGCCATCTTGAAGGCGTGCGGACCGGCGCCTGCTGCATCATTGGCCCATATGCACGCCTGCGCCCGGGAACGACGCTTGGCGAAGGCGTCCGTATCGGCAATTTCGTTGAAACGAAAAACACCACCATGGGGGATCTTTCCAAGGCCAATCACCTGACCTATCTCGGCGATACCACCGTCGGAACGAAGGCGAATATCGGCGCCGGGACGATCACCTGCAATTACGACGGCACCAGCAAGCATTCAACCCATATAGGTGATGAAGCGTTTATCGGCTCCAACACGTCGCTTGTGGCGCCGGTCAGCGTCGGTGACCGGGCCATGATCGGCGCCGGCAGCACCATCACCGAGCCCGTCGAGGCGGACAGCCTCGCGGTTGCAAGAGCCGAGACCAGACACCTTTCCGGCGGGGCCAAGCGTTTCCGCGAGAAGAGACGAGAAGATGTAAAATGA
- a CDS encoding PfkB family carbohydrate kinase: MTGKTKLTPGEIFTRISTARLAIVGDVMLDQFISGHVERISPEAPVPVMSRASSVAMPGGAANVARNLCHLGARVSLIGVTGHDEAAAMLRKAIATEPGIRFRAIADRKRPTTLKTRYSAAGQQMLRVDEEDTTEISAAIARKILAVAEIEINKADALILSDYNKGVITRDTARALIRLARKAGIPVLVDPKKTDAGIFSGASIITPNLGELRQMTGLALASRNEIALAARKMASSHGIGQILATMGAEGMMLADASSPPFVIASMARSVFDVSGAGDTVIAMLSAALAVGTESMEAVRLANAAAGIVVGKAGTSSVTPGEVLSELVAGGASDAARLRDEILRWRQEGLRIGFTNGCFDRLHPGHIRVLEKAASCCDRLIVGLNSDISTRKLKGEGRPLQDEDTRAAVLASLPMVSAVAIFSEKTPARLIRRIMPDRLIKGGDYTADQIVGADLVRANGGKVIVVPIREGYSTTRLSGR, encoded by the coding sequence ATGACCGGCAAAACGAAACTTACCCCGGGGGAGATTTTCACCCGCATCAGCACGGCGAGACTGGCCATTGTCGGCGATGTCATGCTCGATCAGTTCATCTCCGGTCATGTTGAGCGCATCTCTCCCGAAGCGCCGGTGCCGGTGATGTCACGCGCAAGTTCGGTCGCCATGCCGGGAGGCGCGGCCAATGTCGCGCGCAACCTCTGTCATCTCGGGGCCCGGGTCTCGCTGATCGGCGTCACCGGCCATGATGAAGCCGCCGCCATGCTAAGGAAGGCGATCGCAACAGAACCCGGCATCCGTTTCCGTGCCATTGCCGACAGGAAAAGGCCGACAACCCTCAAGACCCGATATTCCGCCGCCGGCCAGCAGATGCTGCGGGTGGATGAGGAAGACACAACCGAGATTTCCGCTGCCATCGCGAGAAAAATCCTCGCGGTTGCGGAAATAGAGATCAACAAGGCAGATGCCCTCATCCTTTCGGATTATAACAAGGGCGTGATCACCCGTGATACAGCCCGGGCCCTGATACGCCTTGCCCGCAAAGCAGGTATCCCTGTTCTTGTCGATCCCAAGAAAACGGATGCGGGCATATTTTCAGGGGCGAGCATCATCACCCCAAATCTGGGCGAGCTCAGGCAGATGACCGGGCTTGCCCTTGCAAGCCGGAATGAAATTGCCCTTGCAGCACGCAAGATGGCCTCCTCCCACGGTATAGGGCAGATCCTCGCCACCATGGGGGCAGAAGGAATGATGCTGGCGGATGCCTCATCTCCCCCGTTCGTGATCGCGTCGATGGCAAGGTCGGTCTTCGATGTATCCGGCGCAGGCGACACGGTGATCGCGATGCTTTCAGCGGCGCTCGCCGTCGGCACGGAAAGCATGGAAGCGGTCCGCCTTGCCAATGCCGCGGCGGGGATAGTTGTCGGCAAGGCAGGCACGTCTTCGGTAACGCCGGGTGAAGTCCTCAGCGAATTGGTGGCTGGCGGTGCCAGCGATGCGGCACGATTGCGTGATGAGATCTTGCGCTGGCGGCAGGAAGGGCTCCGCATCGGCTTTACCAATGGCTGTTTTGACCGGCTTCATCCCGGGCATATCCGGGTGCTGGAAAAGGCCGCTTCCTGCTGTGACCGGTTGATTGTCGGCCTCAATTCAGACATCTCGACGAGGAAGCTCAAGGGCGAGGGTCGCCCCCTGCAGGATGAAGACACCCGCGCCGCCGTGCTGGCAAGCCTGCCCATGGTCAGCGCCGTTGCCATCTTTTCGGAAAAAACCCCGGCACGGCTCATCCGCCGGATCATGCCTGACCGGCTGATCAAGGGCGGAGATTATACCGCCGACCAGATCGTCGGGGCTGATCTTGTCCGCGCCAATGGCGGCAAGGTCATTGTCGTGCCGATACGCGAGGGGTATTCCACCACAAGGCTGAGCGGGCGCTGA
- the sbmA gene encoding peptide antibiotic transporter SbmA, with the protein MFQSFFPKPLLFFSSVVLWSAVTVLFWYTAGQDVGTALGFTFPEEGAEPIIGLGYFASSDFIWFYIYYGLITLIFAAFWFIVAPHRWQMWSILGSSLILFSTYFGVQVSVAINNWRRPFFDAVQDALTGKGNVTAWDLYAYIITFAEIAFLFIAVFVITRFFVSHYIFRWRTAMNDYYVSHWSKLRTVEGASQRIQEDTMRFAGIMEGLGVSVVDAVMTLFAFLPVLFSLSVYVKELPIVGEIPDPLLYAAIFWSIFGTVFLAAVGVKLPGLEFRNQRVEAAFRKELVYGEDDPARAEPMTVKELFENVRKNYFRLYFHYMYFNVARSFYIQADNIFSYFILIPTIVSGAITLGILQQILTAFGQVSNSFQYIVNSWPTIIELLSIHKRLKAFESVLDDKPLSKIDRDFMSGKDSAF; encoded by the coding sequence ATGTTTCAGTCGTTTTTCCCGAAACCTCTTCTGTTCTTTTCAAGTGTTGTACTCTGGTCGGCGGTTACCGTTCTTTTCTGGTATACGGCCGGGCAGGATGTCGGCACGGCGCTCGGGTTCACCTTCCCCGAAGAAGGGGCAGAGCCCATCATCGGGCTTGGTTATTTTGCCTCATCGGATTTCATCTGGTTTTATATCTATTACGGGCTGATCACGTTGATTTTTGCCGCGTTCTGGTTCATTGTCGCGCCGCATCGCTGGCAGATGTGGTCCATCCTCGGCTCATCGCTCATTCTCTTCAGCACCTATTTCGGCGTTCAGGTTTCGGTTGCCATCAACAACTGGCGGCGTCCGTTTTTCGATGCGGTTCAGGACGCGCTCACCGGTAAAGGCAATGTCACGGCCTGGGATCTTTATGCCTATATCATCACCTTTGCTGAAATAGCATTTCTGTTCATCGCGGTGTTTGTCATCACGCGGTTTTTTGTCAGCCACTATATCTTCCGCTGGCGGACAGCGATGAATGATTACTATGTCTCCCACTGGTCGAAGCTTAGGACGGTGGAAGGGGCCTCCCAGCGTATCCAGGAAGATACCATGCGTTTTGCCGGGATCATGGAAGGTCTTGGGGTGTCGGTGGTCGACGCGGTGATGACTCTTTTTGCCTTCCTGCCGGTTCTCTTCTCGCTTTCGGTCTATGTCAAGGAATTGCCGATTGTCGGCGAAATTCCTGATCCGCTGCTGTATGCGGCGATCTTCTGGTCGATTTTCGGCACTGTTTTCCTCGCCGCGGTCGGCGTGAAACTTCCCGGGCTCGAGTTTCGCAATCAGCGGGTGGAAGCCGCGTTCCGAAAAGAGCTTGTCTATGGAGAGGATGATCCGGCCCGGGCCGAGCCGATGACGGTGAAAGAGCTTTTTGAAAATGTCCGGAAAAATTATTTCCGGCTCTATTTCCATTACATGTATTTCAACGTGGCCCGGAGTTTCTATATTCAGGCGGATAATATCTTCTCGTATTTTATCCTGATCCCGACAATCGTCTCCGGCGCGATTACGCTTGGCATACTTCAGCAGATCCTGACGGCCTTCGGCCAGGTGTCCAATTCATTCCAGTATATCGTCAATTCCTGGCCGACGATCATTGAACTCTTGTCCATTCACAAGCGCCTGAAAGCCTTTGAAAGCGTCCTTGATGACAAGCCTCTGTCCAAAATTGACCGGGACTTCATGTCCGGCAAGGACAGCGCGTTCTGA